In Puniceicoccaceae bacterium, a single window of DNA contains:
- a CDS encoding Hsp20/alpha crystallin family protein, with product MNTTLSKSETTPNTQTTAVQYRRPAYEVVELEGAYEVHVQVPGCTKEGIQIHHEKDVLTIQASRQNVVNADWKRIHREIPESDFQLKLNLNVDINSEQITAKTEDGVLRIHLPITEEAKPRQISVD from the coding sequence ATGAATACTACACTTTCCAAAAGCGAAACCACTCCCAACACTCAAACCACGGCTGTTCAGTATCGGCGACCCGCCTACGAAGTCGTCGAACTGGAAGGCGCCTACGAGGTTCACGTCCAGGTTCCCGGATGCACCAAGGAAGGCATCCAGATTCATCACGAAAAAGATGTGCTCACGATTCAGGCGAGCCGCCAGAATGTTGTGAATGCAGACTGGAAACGCATCCATCGCGAGATCCCCGAATCGGATTTTCAGCTGAAGCTGAATCTGAATGTGGACATCAACTCGGAGCAAATCACCGCAAAGACCGAAGACGGAGTGCTGCGCATTCATCTTCCGATCACGGAAGAGGCAAAACCCCGCCAAATCTCGGTGGACTGA
- a CDS encoding Hsp20/alpha crystallin family protein — MKLIKYDNSYLDPFTNFDRWFDDAFFGADRRPLFNRLFDGVTSNQLPVNLYEDRDNYYVTAELPGLSKKDVKIELENAVLTISGERKRKQDESESSVSFSRSITVGDDINPSKVKARMQDGVLTITLPREEERKPRTITVS, encoded by the coding sequence ATGAAACTCATCAAGTACGATAACAGTTACCTGGACCCATTCACCAACTTCGACCGCTGGTTTGATGACGCCTTTTTCGGGGCCGACCGGCGACCGCTGTTCAACCGTCTGTTTGATGGAGTCACCAGCAACCAGCTTCCGGTCAACCTCTACGAGGACAGAGATAACTACTATGTCACCGCCGAATTGCCGGGGTTGAGCAAAAAGGACGTCAAGATTGAACTCGAAAACGCAGTTCTTACCATTTCGGGGGAACGCAAGCGCAAGCAGGACGAATCCGAGTCCAGCGTCAGTTTCAGCCGCTCGATTACTGTTGGAGATGACATCAACCCGTCAAAGGTCAAAGCGAGGATGCAGGACGGTGTACTTACCATTACCCTTCCACGCGAGGAAGAACGCAAGCCGCGCACGATCACTGTATCCTGA